Proteins from a single region of Tumebacillus amylolyticus:
- a CDS encoding response regulator transcription factor, protein MRILLVEDDRPLLDAIRQMFEEDSYAVDTAEHGDDGLMLAEQGIYDLIVLDIMLPGTSGLDILQHLRKRGLATPILLLTARDTVEDRVRGLDAGADDYLVKPFAVAELLARARALLRRNGSVNPDGELTYGRLSIRPKSRDGYVDNQPLKLTAKEYKLFEFLLVNREQILTREQIFDRVWGFEVETNTSVVDVYLHYLRKKLAVHSCDHLIQTVRGVGCILKGTS, encoded by the coding sequence ATGCGCATCTTACTCGTGGAAGACGACCGCCCGTTGCTCGACGCCATTCGGCAGATGTTCGAAGAGGACTCCTACGCCGTCGACACCGCCGAACACGGAGACGACGGCTTGATGCTCGCCGAGCAGGGCATCTACGACCTGATCGTGCTCGACATCATGCTCCCCGGCACCTCTGGGCTCGACATCCTCCAACACCTGCGCAAGCGCGGTCTCGCCACCCCGATTCTCTTGCTGACCGCCCGCGACACGGTGGAAGATCGCGTGCGCGGACTCGATGCCGGAGCGGATGACTACCTCGTCAAACCGTTCGCCGTCGCCGAACTGCTCGCCCGAGCCCGCGCCTTGCTCCGACGCAACGGGTCGGTCAACCCGGACGGCGAACTTACATATGGACGCCTCTCCATTCGCCCGAAGTCCCGCGACGGCTACGTGGACAACCAGCCCTTGAAACTCACCGCCAAGGAATACAAACTCTTCGAATTCCTGCTCGTGAATCGGGAACAAATTCTCACCCGCGAGCAGATCTTCGACCGCGTTTGGGGCTTTGAAGTCGAAACCAACACGTCTGTCGTCGACGTCTACCTCCACTACCTTCGAAAAAAACTCGCCGTCCACAGCTGCGACCATCTCATCCAAACTGTGCGCGGCGTCGGCTGCATCTTGAAAGGGACAAGTTGA